The window GGCTTTTTCGCATGGATAGGCGGAATGAGGCTGAGGCTCGGCGGCATTATCAATGACAGCCTATCGCATGATAACGCGTCATTCAATAATGCGATAATCACAGGGCTTAAGCGCGGGATGGGGCAGGATGTGCTTGACCACTTCAGCTCCACCGGCTTAACCCATCTCCTCAGCATATCAGGCACACACTTCGGCCTTCTCGCCTTTCTCATATTTCAGTTTGTGAAGAGGTCATTGGGATTTCTGCCTGATAAAGCTTTCAAGGCGATGACATTGTGCATTACGCCGACTCAGGCGGCTGTTGTCGTGACGATGCCCTTGCTCGTATTCTATATGCTTCTGGCAGGCGCAGGCGCTCCTGCTGTCCGTTCATTCATCATGGCATTCATATATATGCTTGCGCTTTTGCTCGGCAGAAGAGGGCAATGGCTCAACTCGCTCTCCATCGCCGCGTTCATTATTCTTCTCTACGAGCCTTCTTCACTATTTGACCTTTCATTTCAGCTCTCATTCATTGCCGTACTTTCGTTAGGCATCATAATGGAGAATAAGGAAGAAACGGATCAGCTATCAGAGAGTCGGAATACTGAAAAGAAAAAAGGAATTTTTATCTACGCAGATAAATTCATAAAAAGCCTGAAGGCGTCAATACTGATAACCATCGCCGCTGTGCTTGGAACAGCGCCTCTCATTGCGTTATATTTTAAACAATTTCCTCTGGTATCGCCTTTGACAAACATGATAATCACGCCGATTGTCTGCTTCATAATACTGCCGTTAGGATTTCTGACAGGATTTGCATCACTCTTGTTTGACCTGAAAACACTGCCGCTAAGTTGGCTTATAGATATGGCAACCGGCTTTACCATTCATCTGACAGAGATATTCTCACGTATCCCTTATGCGAACATTCATGTCCCGAATCCATCGTTTCTGATGATAATGCTTTATTATCTTTCATGTTTATTTCTGCTTAAAAGCAGTGTGAGGTGGAGATATTTCCCTCTCGTTCTTGTTGTAACCTTTTACCTCTTAAATCCTCTTTTATCCAAAGATAATTTCAGGGTGACTTTTATGGATGTAGGGCAGGGAGACTCTTCTCTTGTTGAACTGCCGGATGGGAAGGCAATGCTTATTGACGGCGGGCCTGCTGCTCCTGATTCCGGCAGAATGGTGGTTGCGCCTTACTTGTGGTCTAAAGGGATAAGAAAGATAGACTATCTTGTAATAAGCCACACTCATCCTGACCATTACGGCGGCATCGCTTATCTTCTGAATAATTTCAAGACAGGCGAGGTATGGACAAACGGCAGGGGGTCTGATGTGATAACGGGTTTGATAGATAATGCCGAAGATCAGAAGATAATTGTTAAGACATTAAAGAGAGGACAGCTTCTCGAAGGGAATGGGTATAAGATCTATGTGCTTCACCCGTATGAAGATTTTTATGCCGGTTCTCCAAGAGGTGCATTCTCAGATGAGAACAGCGGGTCATTGGTGCTGAAGATTGAGTCTGATGACGGGTCGGTGCTTTTTACAGGCGATATAGAAGAGGAGGCTGAAAATGACATCGCCCATCTCGGCGCATGGCTCAAAAGCGATATCATAAAGGTCCCGCATCATGGCGGAAGGACATCAAGCTCTATCAAACTTCTCAATGCTGTTCGACCTGAGATTGCAGTAGCGAGCGTCGGCAGGCACAATTCATTTCATCACCCTCATGAAGAGACTGTTAAAAGATACACTGGATCAGGAGCAAGGTTATTTAGAACTGACAGGGACGGGGCGGTCATCGTTACATTCAACAAGAAAGGATATGACGTAACGACATATTGGGATAGTGAATTCAAAGAAGTTGACACTTGGGCGGATGAGGCAAGGAACCTGATGTTGCTGCTCTAACTATTCATCTGTAAAAATAAAATACTATTTGCATGTATATGCACATTGTTATGGAAGAATTATATTGACAAATTAGCTTAATACCGTTATTGTCTTTGTAAATATAATCGGATAACAATAGTAAGACATTGTTTAACCTTAACAGGGTAATAAAAAGGGGGGGGACACCTTGAAAAGAACCGCCGTCATCATATCGATCCTTTTATCAATATTCATCCTGCTTCCTTCAAGCGCATCTGCTGTGTGGACAATTCAAACGGTGGACAGTACGGGGGATGTAGGCGAGGACACCTCCATAGCGATAGACTCATCGGGCAAAATGCATATCAGCTATTGGAATTATACCAATAGAGACCTCAAGTATGCGACAAATGCATCAGGTTCATGGGGAATAACTACAGTAGACAGCACAGGACAGGTAGGCGAGTACACCTCCATAGCTGTCGACCCATCCGATAAAGTACATATCAGCTATTACGATAATACAAACGGTAACCTCAAATATATCACTAACTCATCAGGATTATGGGTTGCTGCGACGGTCGACAGCATCGGCCTGGTTGGTAAATATACCTCCCTCGCATTGGACTCCTCAGATAAGGTGCA of the Thermodesulfovibrionia bacterium genome contains:
- a CDS encoding DNA internalization-related competence protein ComEC/Rec2; its protein translation is MISSATAFILGIAYFHFLPFFPFTINFLIIITAYYLHLRCKKKKAILLVSLFFLFGILYSFARHDPIPEIQFPQDNVSVSGTISDLPEASEDNLRITLDNVSLNGKTIRGKVRIYLLSDKTRQAAPILYTGDVVNTITKLKEPSTFNNPGVYSYDSKKDGIAGTGYTKEIKLLQRGKGFFAWIGGMRLRLGGIINDSLSHDNASFNNAIITGLKRGMGQDVLDHFSSTGLTHLLSISGTHFGLLAFLIFQFVKRSLGFLPDKAFKAMTLCITPTQAAVVVTMPLLVFYMLLAGAGAPAVRSFIMAFIYMLALLLGRRGQWLNSLSIAAFIILLYEPSSLFDLSFQLSFIAVLSLGIIMENKEETDQLSESRNTEKKKGIFIYADKFIKSLKASILITIAAVLGTAPLIALYFKQFPLVSPLTNMIITPIVCFIILPLGFLTGFASLLFDLKTLPLSWLIDMATGFTIHLTEIFSRIPYANIHVPNPSFLMIMLYYLSCLFLLKSSVRWRYFPLVLVVTFYLLNPLLSKDNFRVTFMDVGQGDSSLVELPDGKAMLIDGGPAAPDSGRMVVAPYLWSKGIRKIDYLVISHTHPDHYGGIAYLLNNFKTGEVWTNGRGSDVITGLIDNAEDQKIIVKTLKRGQLLEGNGYKIYVLHPYEDFYAGSPRGAFSDENSGSLVLKIESDDGSVLFTGDIEEEAENDIAHLGAWLKSDIIKVPHHGGRTSSSIKLLNAVRPEIAVASVGRHNSFHHPHEETVKRYTGSGARLFRTDRDGAVIVTFNKKGYDVTTYWDSEFKEVDTWADEARNLMLLL